ACGTTACCGACAGAGCAAAGCAgattgaaataaaaagaaaatcaatCGTTACCGATTGCCAATCAATGACCGACAATCATGGTTTCGCTGCTGGTCAATTCCTAGAATTTAACAGCAGCGCTATTAATTGGTAACAACCTGTGTATACCATCAAACAGAACCTAAAGGATACGGTGACGCCATCTTGAGTTGACAAGTACTAGAAGCTTGAACGTTTTGTCACGGATGGCAACACATGTTTCTTCGACCATAtttattgcaaaaaattaaactaTAAATTAAAAACGATGTAGCCAACAAGTGTTAATGTACAATAtcacaaataaaaaaattcagcATCACAATGATCAGTAAAAACCAGCAAAAGTTATCCCTACTTATTAGTTATCTGGAAATTGATCTGGAAATAAATTGCtgttgaagaaagaaatttacttgcaaaaacaatatacatacatgtaattTGAATACGAACAAAGAGCAAATTAATGTTTACTTATATGTACTTTTTAATAACTTAAAAATAGTATTCCAAGCAATCGCATATCTCAGGTTTAAAATGCGTGTGTATATGCGACTTATGCAGAAGTTCATTCTCACCTATGTGTTAATTTAATAAGTACGGAAGCTTGTAGATTATATTCTATCTTGCAAGCAAAATATTTCGTCTGTATATTATTTTGATCCATTTATTTACACATTGTTCTTgttattaaattaaatgtttcagTACGCAATAacgtattttaatatttctttgtaGTTGTTTGTAAAATTTGTTGAAGTTTAATATTTTCCGATTACACAACAGTTAGTTTTGAGATTTTCGATttcatttctaatatttttgaagaGCATATTTTCTTATGATTATCAAAAATATAAATGACACCTTGTTCACGTTCTCTGACAGATTCcaaaaatattctttatatacatacattgtTTATTAGAACTTGCCTCTTGCAAATTTTCCATTCTCACTTATGAACAAGATGAAAATGTATGTAACAACACACGTTACACCTATAAGTTAAAAAGGGGGAATGGTGCTAATGAAACAGCACCAGCCCGCTATAAAAGTAGCCACATGGAAATAATAGGAAGTACTGTTGAAAATGTTGTGTAACAGTGAAATCAAATACGACGTTAAAGTCTCTCGAGTATTTTACTCGATATTATTACTTTTCTATATGGCTATTCAATTTGGTGTAGCATTGCCTGTATCCAGCGAAGATTATGGCACAACTACAGCATCGATGCATAACTCGACAAACGCTTCATTGGATGATAATTTGTAAGAAGACTTTATAATCTTAACACTTTTGAAGCAGAAAGATAATTATACTttgtaattgttttattttatataaacaaCGGATACTGATTCGACTAACAAAAATCACTTTCTTTTGTTATAGATACGTTATAAAAGCAGTGGTGTACGAAATCGGTATTTTAACAGATGCAAACGACACAAGCGACGAAGTTACAGAAAGGTAATATAAAAAgacctttttttttatgtaagaCTTCCATATAATTGTCACTTGttaatctttattttttcatggaatatttaaaacattcataTATAAATGAAAACGCAAATATCGAAATGTTCTTTCATTGCTGTTTCATTCTGTCTGTAGGCAAGATGTCAAAATTTCATTCTACAATCCACCGAATAAGAGCAACGAATCCTAAAATGAATGTAAAAAGCAAAATAGAGCATAAATTCCTGAAAGTGTAATTATTTGTTGAAAATAAGCACtaagttttaaattaaaatcgtatttattttattgtaataagaCAGTACTGTAATACACATTATAACATGAAATAATAAAGTATGCATAAGTAACATATTGGTTACAAATGTGTAAAATGGTAAAGAGCTTTTGaactaatttttaataaatgactATTCAAACCTGTTTTCCCGAAGTATTATAATTTACAAACGCTATTTCGTTtggggatgctcgccgccgcGTCACGCGTCACGCGTCACGCCGCAGAATGGCGTAGAAGGGGTAaagtagagtgggagacaagctTGATCTTGTGACACTGCGTATGTGTGCTTAcacgtatacatacatatatgtacttATACGTACACAAGATATGTTCTTTAGATACTTACGTAATATTATAGAATTATAAATAgaatattcgataggatagtcgatTCTTACTAACAAACCACGATTCGTGAATTATCGGTAACGCTGGGAGTGACACTAAAATCGTAAGAGGAGATTTATGTACCTTCCGCGAGACGTCTCTGTATATTTATAAGCAGACCACGTGCACGTGCAcgcgtatttaattattttgtgCACCTTATCGTGCAATCACGTGCaattaaaaacaaatgaaagtatgtaattaaaaaattacgtcGGTTTTTGTTACTTTCTGCAGGTAGACAATAATACGCGTAAAACGTTAAACAAAGAATATGAGtgtgtattattaaataaaattgcgaTATCTAACTAAAATACAAGTAAAAGCCGGTTAATCTTTGCGCAAGAACTTACATAAATACATATACAAAGATATATATCTACACATGTGTACAGAAAGTAAATAGTGTGCACAGACACTATTTATGTATAATGTGTTCTGAAACGTTTGTTCCTAAAAATGTTTGcataaattgtaaatttttctcCATTATTTGAATAAGTGATTCCGAGGTGTTAACCGTTTATTTGTTTCGAAATGTTTTTAACATTACTTGTGCGTGTTTATATCCAAAAAGGGAAGCATCAAGCTAAAAGCTTGAttagaaaacagaattttcATGGAGACCATAGCAAATCCACGTTTAATATGTCTTACTCGAATTTGAAACAGTTCTTTAAAGAAAGATCTTTACCCATAGTAGATGGGCACACTTGTATCATATTAGACTGTCCTATATgcaacaatacgagaaaatgctCAAAACTTTATATAAACAAGAGAACAGGTATGTATCGGTTTTATGTAAGTATCATAGGAATAATTTTCCcctaaatttcattttcaatcattttcattTCAGGCTTTTTTATGTGCGATAAATGCAAACACAATGGCTCTTGGGACATactagaaaaatttttattattagaaaaatCAGACAAGAAACTAAAAGGACTCAATGCATTTAGAACAAATTTACAAGTAGAACAAAATTTTAACGAAGATTGGGAgaatatgaaaaaaaattgtcaaagtatTACAGATTTGACCATAGAAGAATACAATGCTTTGCTCGACGATTTTGCATTTCCAGTAAAGAACTAAAGTGCAACTTAAATCTTTTCTAATTATGCACAGAAATTTTAAATGCAACTCTTTTTTCAGCGTGTCTCCCAAGAAGATTTAAGTCAGTTGAATTGTATTTATGAAAAAACATCCTGTATGTTGCACTTCCCCTTAACAGGATTAAACAACTGTGTCGTTGGATACAAGTCCCTTACAACACGTTCAGAAGTAGTACAAACAATTCCTGTTTCTGGGGTTAGTGGtactattaaatacaaacaacaAAATTGTAGAACTGATAATGCTGCTGTGGTTGTAGGAACAATACAGGATTTATTGGCTCTGATGTCGCAGAAATCAGCAAATATAATTATCTGTCTTCCATATAATTTGCAAAACCTACCTCAACAGTTATTGCCATCTATGGAAtctttcaaaaaattaattttgtggtTTGGGAACGACGAGACGAGTTGGTACACTGTTAGGCAATTTGCAAAGAAGTTAAACGAAGGACGATGTTACTTCGTGAGACCGACAGATTCGCAACCTCAGCCAAGATTAGCAGAGAAATTGGGTTACAATTTGAAAAACATTCTTCAAAATGCACAGTCAGTTTGGCATAAAAGTATAACCACGTTTCAACAACTAAGAGAAGAAGTATTGAGCGATATACAGAACGTTGACAAGGTACAAGGCGTGAAATGGAAAAGATTCCCGACTCTAAATAAGATATTAAAGGGCCACAGGAGAGGAGAATTTACTGTTTTAACAGGGCCAACAGGTGATTTGTTAAAGCATTATTAAATGATTTCAACTTGCACTTGTTATAGAACATTTTGAAATATCGATTCTTTCTTTCAGGATGTGGCAAGACAACGTTTATGAGTGAATATTCCTTAGATTTAGCGATGCAAGGTGTCAACACTTTATGGGGTAGTTTTGAAATAAGGAATGCACGATTAGCAAGAACCATGTTACAACAAATGGTAGGAGTACCTTTGGACGAACATCTTGAAAATTTTGATACTTACGCGGATGTCTTCGAAAAATTACCAATCTACTTCATGACATTTCATGGTCAGCAAAGTATAAAAGTTGTAATGGACGTAGGTACACAGTAGGATTTTGCTGTTATTCAATTTCACATAGCAAAGCTGAATGCAATGATGTCTCTGTCATAGGCAGTCGAGCACGCAACTTATGTTCATGACATAGCTCATTTAATAATCGACAACGTTCAATTTATGATGGGAACATCAGATGACTCTAAACACATGGACAGGTATTGAAATGTGCTTATGCGACAGAAGACTCGTAATGTAAAATGATATTACGATTTTTTAGATTCTGGAAACAAGACGAAATCATTTCAAGATTCCGAAATTTCGCTACTAGACACAATTGTCATGTAACTGCTATAATACATCCAAGGAAAGAACGTAACGAAGAAGAATTAACAACGTCGTCGATTTTTGGAAGTGCTAAAGCCAGTCAGGAAGCAGATAACGTTCTTATCATCCAAGATAAACGACTGAACAGTATCCGAGGGAAAAAGTATTTACAAGTAGGCGCGTTATGCGTGACACAAATGTGTCGCCGGTTTATTAATCTGCTATGCATTGCGAAAtccattatattattaaagaaaCTTGTACTCCTAGGTGGCGAAGAATAGATACAGCGGTGATTTAGGAATCATGGCATTAGAATTTGTAAAATCTGGTCTCAGTTATTCACcaaaattgaaacaaaaggACAACAGTTTGGATAAAGAAACGTTCTCAGGGGGAAAGACCAGCGACGTGCAAAATGATCAAAAACATTCTATGTATACGATCGATATCGAATAAGTGTtattttgttaaatttgttttataataaaactCAGTGCAGAACACTAATTCTAGGATGAAGTACAATACTGTACCGTATTTTTGTACAATACCGTTTACTTGCAAATAAATAGGTATTTATGATACGTACGAATGTGTGTGAGTTTTCATAATTCAGATTATTCAAGTAAATTGTGGAGATCGTATCGTTAACGAAGATATACGTGTACATAATACACCGCTTCACCGACCACCCACGTTTAACGCCGGCACAGATTCACAGATTGCTGGACGTATACGCGTATACGAGCAtctgtatatatgtacatacgaTGGTATACCCTATGCCGTATACGTAATACTCTCGTGACGTAGGGTGGTCAAATTTGATCTGAAATGGTAAAGCAATAAACGAGAGACCATATGCAGAGCAGAGAGGATGTAAGACTGCTTATGCTTATGCCCGGAGTTTCGACGTTCCCGATACAGTACTGCCCCCTACTcatttttagcatggaacagaacccgggcaacttttagcatggaacagaacctggggAACTTTTTAGCATGAAATAGAACACACATCGTCTGCGAACGCCAGAGCCAGAACGTACAGTTTAAAAAGATGATGTGCGTACTGTTGCATGCTAAACAGTTGCCCAGGCTCTGGTCCGTGCTAAAAGTTGctcaggttctgttccatgctaaaagttgCCCAGGTTCTGTTACATGCTAAAAAGGCGATGTCACAAAATTGGGAACGTCGGAACTAGCTGAAACtagccgaaaccccgggcgtgagcactctcatatcctctctgtGCAGAGTTCATGTGTTTATTCTTCGTGCTTTTTCGTGTATTCTCTctcgtaaaaaatttacaacaaTAAAAGAAATAACAAACAGATCATCGCAGAGAACATGAGATCAGTAAATAATGTGTTTATTTCATTTACTCTTATCATTATGTTTTCAATAACCTGTTGCGAAGACTTGAAAAAGCCGACAGTGCTAATATCGATTTTAGTACGCAATAAGGCACACACGTTGCCAtactttttaacatttttggAACGGCTAAATTATCCAAAAGACCGGATACATCTATGGTAAGTGTATTTTTGTAACCTTACTTTTTCCTTAAAATTGGACCAGCCGAATCGTCTGTAGTTCAACCCGTACAGATCAAATATTTGAAATGTACCTATATTGTGAAGCTTCAAATTTGTTGATAAttcgaaaatattgttttcattataaCAGACACACCAGTTGTAAATTCAACAGATATGAACATGTCCATCATACATTAGTACATAGTTTATGTCAACAGATCCATGCATTGCATATACGAATGCGATACATACTTGTGTTATCATTAATGGCAACGATTGTTCcatttttcaaaacttttagaaaatttagaaaactaaaaTGTATATTGAAGAATTCCGTTTTTATCAACTTCCGGGAATTAAGTTATATTCTAATGATGCGTGGTAAAGTCGACTGAacgattattatttttttaagtaTATACAGTGATAATAACGTTGACAATTCGATCGAAATACTGTCTACATGGCTAGAAAATAGAGCTAACGAGTATCATGGAATCGATACAAGTTTCGATGGAAAGTCAAACGGCTTTGACGACGAAGATGGAATCGCTGATTGGTCAAGCCAAAGGTTTTTGCACGTGATAAATCTCCGCGAAAGAGGCCTTAGCGCAGGAAGACAACTTTGGGCAGATTTTGTTTTGGTAACTATATAGACAtacacttatatatatatatacaaggaTACTGTGCATATCTTCGTATTAcatctttttgtttctttttctttttgtaattacAGATGCTGGATGCAGACGTTTTTCTAACGAATCCGAATACTCTCGATAATTTAGttttaaaagaagaaatcgtGATCAGTCCGTTATTGAAATCGGATGGCATGTACAGTAATTTCTGGGCTGAAATGCACACCGATTATTATTATCTGAGAACGGACAGGTACGGTCGGATATTGTTTCGCGAGGAAACAGGATGTTTCGATGTTCCGATGGTTCATAGCGCGGTTCTCATAAATTTGCGAAAACGCGCTTCGGACCTCTTGTCTTACGACCCGCGTTATTTGAATCGGTACGATGGCCCTACAGACGACATTATAAGCTTCGCTGTCGGAGCCAACATGTCTGGTATATCATCTGGACTCATCATTTCAAACAATCTTGATTCAATTGCGTAACTCATTATATTCTCGTGATCGTTTACCATTCGCATTCACAGGTATACCATTGTTCATCTGCAACGACGACCATTATGGGTTTGTCATGTTGCCATTGGAGAAAGGACAAACAGTCGTGGATGATTTGAAGCTTTTAACCTATATTAAAATGGAGATATTAAGTATGTTGGACGGTCCGGTGAAATCAGTATTTCGAATTTAGCGAGATAACGAACGTTACAAACATTCACGTCACGTTTCGTAATGAGATGTATTTTCTGCTTGTTGCTAGCCAATGATGATCTTCCGTTGTCAAAGGATCTCGAACGATACGTTCAATATCCTGTGGAGGATACGCTAGGAGTCGATCAAATTTATATGATCAATCTTTTAAGAAGGCCAGAACGAAGAACTAGAATGCATCGACTTTTCAAAGAACTTGGTATTCGCGTGCAAACTGTTGACGCCTTTGACGGTAGGTAAGTTCGAAATATTGCGGAAATACTGGGAATCTATACTAACGTAAGAAGTCACCCAGATGCTTAATATGTATTCGTTTGTTCATGTATATCAGGAGTTTAAATCAATCCATCTTGAACGATGTTGGAGTGGAAATAATGCCGGAATACTCTGATCCTTATCACAATAGGTAATTTTGCTATACAGTTATAGCGAAAGATGAAAAGTATTTCCGCCACTGATAATAATATACCGATTTTTAGACCCATGACTATGGGGGAAGTTGGTTGTTTCCTAAGTCATTACATGATTTGGAGCGAGGTAATTTGAAAACCGAAGAAACGGATTGCTTTAATCGAATTGTTTTCCATTGCTCGCAACTCGTATTAAGCTCGTGCTAAATTATTAGGTGATAGAAAGTGACTTTGAAACCGTTATAATCTTGGAAGATGACATTTACTTCGAACCGTTTTTTCGGGAAATGGTGAAGTCTATATTAACAGAGCTCGATAATCTTCGCCCCATGTGGGATTTGATGTAAGTACTTGTTAACGTTTGAAACAGTACGAGTATGTACGAGTACGACGATACCGATTCGATATCCTGTTACAGCTATTTAGGAAGGAAAAGATTAGTGGGGAGTGCCGAATCTTCGATCGATGGTTCGAAGTACTTGGTACGCGCCGCTTACAGTTACTGGACATTAGGATACATTTTATCGAGAAACGGAGCAAAAAAACTGGTAGAAGCGGAACCGCTAAAAAAGTTGGTGCCCGTCGATGAATATCTTCCTATATTGGCCAACACGCATCCTAGGTATGAGAAATAAAGGAGAGgaattttccaattaaaatctTCTTCTATTCATCGatataataattttgttctataCGCGACAGGGAAGAGTGGAAAGCACACTATCCAAAACGAGATTTGATAATACTCTCCGCAAATCCTTTGTTAATATATCCTACTCATTATACCGGCGATCAAGGGTATATCAGCGATACGGAAGACTCCACGATCGTACTTCTGGATGAAAAAACAAGTCAGTCAAAAAAACGAGAAGAACTATAAGTGCCATGAGAATCGTGTACTCGTCATCCTATACGGAGCTGCAATAGAATAACAAAAGATACGATACTAGTCCTTTTAATCAAACTAAACAGTTATATTTTCTGTTCCATGACGCATACTTCACTGCTACGTAAACCACTAGAATGTAAGAATATAAGAATATAAGCGACAGAGGAAAAACTATATTTCCCTACAATACATTTTATATGTTCATTGAAAAAAGGTTTTCATTTTCTTATGTTTGCATTACAAGAACAGCTTAGCCAAGATTCCCATCCTTTTCCTGTGACCAACTGATACAGTATACAACGGAAGCAATTGTTTAACTAAAGTTAACTTTTATCATTCGCTTATCGGTTCTTTGCACCCGTAACAGGAAatttcacttccctcttcaacGTCGCGCTATGTATCTTGAATAGTGCGACGCTGTGGAGGGAATGCAACCGTTTCGTGCATTGAGCGCACGGCTTAATCCATGCCTGTGCTCTGTGCTGCTCTGTGCCTCATGCCTCTGTGCTTTATCTCCATAAACGAGGTGTGGTTTATTGAAACCGATTACCGAGTACCGATTGTCGGAGATCCAGACAGAACAAGTTTAAAACAAAATTGATATCGATTAAAGGCAGACGAACAAGATGCTCGGCCGTCTTCCCGCGTGTGTAATCGATGTAGGCACAGGGTAAGTCAATTTTATAGTTTTCAAATTGTTTAACCCCGGCGAAAATAAATAGGCTAGGATGTGACTAACTCATGACACATGACATTTTCTACGTCTGACAAATGATCCTGAGGTAGTGGTTTAGATTATATATGTATCCAATGCTATTAATTATATACAGTTCATTCAATTTATTctagtataagtataagtataatatATTTCGATATTGTATTCAACGAAAAGTAcaaattatacatacaaaataaatatattcacaCGCTTATCACAGTGCGccttatttaaaattttcgatTTATATGCACGCGTGTGTTATCCTGTTGAAAGTTAGGTGGTGATTTtaaaatagaataataataattatttgtaTTTGAATAGCTACACGAAGCTAGGCTTCGCTGGCAACAAAGAACCTCAACTCATGATACCATCGGCAATTGcgataaaagaaactgcaaaagtTGGAGATACTAATACCAGAAGGATTACCAAAGGTGTCGAAGATTTGGATGCCTACATCGGCGATGAAGCTTTCGAAGCCACCGGATATTCTGTAAAAGTACGCATCAGTAATTATGCGTGAATGGCATGCTCGACTGGTTACAATACCTGTGCAGATATGTTTCAGCATTTGTAAATAAATGTATCTGTCGATATAGATTAGGATGCAGCTCCATGTATTTGAAACAATGAATCTTTGCGAAGTTATATGGAGTTTTACATTATGTTTAATCTGCTGACATTGTTtataaaattaacaagaaacAGAATGTTATTTTACAAGGTTTGTCCAGTCGAACATGCCCGAATCACGCGTATAAGATGTCACCGATTAACTATTTTTTGTTTAGTATCCAGTTAGACATGGACTGGTAGAAGATTGGGATTTGATGGAAAAATTCCTGCAGCAATGCATTTTCAAATATCTCAGAGCAGAACCCGAGGATCATTACTTTTTGCTTACAGAACCGCCGTTAAACACTCCTGAGAACAGAGAATACACTGCAGAGATAATGTTTGAATCGTTTAATGTACCAGGCCTTTATATTGCAGTACAAGCGGTATTAGCAATAGCTGCCTCTTGGACAGCTAAGAGCATAGAAGACAGAACGTTAACAGGAGTTGTGGTTGACAGTGGAGATGGTGTAACGCACGTAATTCCAGTTGTAAGTATAACGGCATAGAGAGATTAAATTTGTACGATATTAGGGTATCGTTTTATAATGTTCGTTGTTTTCTAGGCAGAAGGCTTTGTTATCGGAAGCTGTATAAAACATATTCCCATTGCTGGACGAGATATAACGTACTTTATACAAAGTTTATTGAGGGAACGCGAAATCGGAATACCACCTGAACAATCGTTAGAAACAGCTAAAGCGATTAAAGAAAAACATTGTTATATATGTCCCGATATTTCGAAGGAGTTTGCTAAATACGATAGCGATCcgactaaaataaaaaaatatgaaggTATCAACAGTATTACTAAACAGCCTTTCGTTGTCGACGTTGGCTACGAGAGGTTTCTCGGACCAGAGATATTTTTTCATCCCGAAGTATGTCAAAATTCTaaactttcgaaattttcgatacGAATAAAACTGTTGAGCGTCCTGTCGATTCTTTACACAAATTTTATTGTATCTTTTTAGTTTTCCAATCCAGACTTTACAACGCCGTTGAGCGAAATTGTGGACGATGTCATACAAAATTGTCCCATAGACGTGAGAAGGCCATTGTATAGTAATATTGTTCTATCGGGTGGCTCTACGATGTTTAAAGACTTTGGCAGGCGATTGCAACGCGATATAAAGCGTATCGTTGACGCGCGTCTTAAAATTAGCGAGACCATAAGCGGAACTCATATTACGGTAAGCTGTAGATTTTATTTGATCGAACGATTTCGGAACAGCAATAGCAATAGCAACACAATCCTGTCGAGATAGGAAGCGTGCATTCAATGCCTGAATATGTTTCAGCCGAAGCCGATAGACGTTCACGTGATATCGCATCATAAACAACGTTGTGCTGTATGGTATGGCGGCGCGTTATTAGCGAGCGATCCTGAATTTTATAGGGTTTGCCACACCAAAAAAACTTATCTAGAATACGGTCCTGGAATATGCCGTTACAATCCTGTATTTCACAGTATGgtgtaaaatgaataaaaatacaCTTAATTCGAACGAAACAACATTACATGCAAACCAACGGTCGAAATTGAACATCATCGATGAGATTGTGAACAAATTATTCCGATTTTAAGTTTTTCGTTTACGACTACATATATTTCATGAGATATATCGGGCCTTTATGTCATAGAACGCCAAAACTTACACTAGCAAACGCacacgaaaatattttcatgctcATTCGTTACCGCATACGTTATCGTGTAAGAAGACatatttgcatttaataaatacgAAGAAAAGATTAATTACAACCGTAGTGGTAACGTTCCATTACAAGTAACGATTAAAACTAATAAAGGTAATTATACTggaaattattataattgtatAGACCTGTACATAAAATAAGTctattgaaaaataataattgttttttaATGAATCACGTTCATTAAATGATTTATATTGTCCCGTTTTCAATATTAGTTTCTCTTCAACCAACTAAGAAGTaacatttaaaaacaat
This window of the Halictus rubicundus isolate RS-2024b chromosome 9, iyHalRubi1_principal, whole genome shotgun sequence genome carries:
- the LOC143357502 gene encoding uncharacterized protein LOC143357502, which encodes MLCNSEIKYDVKVSRVFYSILLLFYMAIQFGVALPVSSEDYGTTTASMHNSTNASLDDNLYVIKAVVYEIGILTDANDTSDEVTERQDVKISFYNPPNKSNES
- the Mtdna-helicase gene encoding mitochondrial DNA helicase isoform X1, encoding MFLTLLVRVYIQKGKHQAKSLIRKQNFHGDHSKSTFNMSYSNLKQFFKERSLPIVDGHTCIILDCPICNNTRKCSKLYINKRTGFFMCDKCKHNGSWDILEKFLLLEKSDKKLKGLNAFRTNLQVEQNFNEDWENMKKNCQSITDLTIEEYNALLDDFAFPRVSQEDLSQLNCIYEKTSCMLHFPLTGLNNCVVGYKSLTTRSEVVQTIPVSGVSGTIKYKQQNCRTDNAAVVVGTIQDLLALMSQKSANIIICLPYNLQNLPQQLLPSMESFKKLILWFGNDETSWYTVRQFAKKLNEGRCYFVRPTDSQPQPRLAEKLGYNLKNILQNAQSVWHKSITTFQQLREEVLSDIQNVDKVQGVKWKRFPTLNKILKGHRRGEFTVLTGPTGCGKTTFMSEYSLDLAMQGVNTLWGSFEIRNARLARTMLQQMVGVPLDEHLENFDTYADVFEKLPIYFMTFHGQQSIKVVMDAVEHATYVHDIAHLIIDNVQFMMGTSDDSKHMDRFWKQDEIISRFRNFATRHNCHVTAIIHPRKERNEEELTTSSIFGSAKASQEADNVLIIQDKRLNSIRGKKYLQVAKNRYSGDLGIMALEFVKSGLSYSPKLKQKDNSLDKETFSGGKTSDVQNDQKHSMYTIDIE
- the Mtdna-helicase gene encoding mitochondrial DNA helicase isoform X2, whose translation is MFLTLLVRVYIQKGKHQAKSLIRKQNFHGDHSKSTFNMSYSNLKQFFKERSLPIVDGHTCIILDCPICNNTRKCSKLYINKRTGFFMCDKCKHNGSWDILEKFLLLEKSDKKLKGLNAFRTNLQVEQNFNEDWENMKKNCQSITDLTIEEYNALLDDFAFPRVSQEDLSQLNCIYEKTSCMLHFPLTGLNNCVVGYKSLTTRSEVVQTIPVSGVSGTIKYKQQNCRTDNAAVVVGTIQDLLALMSQKSANIIICLPYNLQNLPQQLLPSMESFKKLILWFGNDETSWYTVRQFAKKLNEGRCYFVRPTDSQPQPRLAEKLGYNLKNILQNAQSVWHKSITTFQQLREEVLSDIQNVDKVQGVKWKRFPTLNKILKGHRRGEFTVLTGPTGCGKTTFMSEYSLDLAMQGVNTLWGSFEIRNARLARTMLQQMVGVPLDEHLENFDTYADVFEKLPIYFMTFHGQQSIKVVMDAVEHATYVHDIAHLIIDNVQFMMGTSDDSKHMDRFWKQDEIISRFRNFATRHNCHVTAIIHPRKERNEEELTTSSIFGSAKASQEADNVLIIQDKRLNSIRGKKWRRIDTAVI
- the Mtdna-helicase gene encoding mitochondrial DNA helicase isoform X3, with amino-acid sequence MSQKSANIIICLPYNLQNLPQQLLPSMESFKKLILWFGNDETSWYTVRQFAKKLNEGRCYFVRPTDSQPQPRLAEKLGYNLKNILQNAQSVWHKSITTFQQLREEVLSDIQNVDKVQGVKWKRFPTLNKILKGHRRGEFTVLTGPTGCGKTTFMSEYSLDLAMQGVNTLWGSFEIRNARLARTMLQQMVGVPLDEHLENFDTYADVFEKLPIYFMTFHGQQSIKVVMDAVEHATYVHDIAHLIIDNVQFMMGTSDDSKHMDRFWKQDEIISRFRNFATRHNCHVTAIIHPRKERNEEELTTSSIFGSAKASQEADNVLIIQDKRLNSIRGKKYLQVAKNRYSGDLGIMALEFVKSGLSYSPKLKQKDNSLDKETFSGGKTSDVQNDQKHSMYTIDIE
- the LOC143357137 gene encoding glycosyltransferase 25 family member; protein product: MRSVNNVFISFTLIIMFSITCCEDLKKPTVLISILVRNKAHTLPYFLTFLERLNYPKDRIHLCIYSDNNVDNSIEILSTWLENRANEYHGIDTSFDGKSNGFDDEDGIADWSSQRFLHVINLRERGLSAGRQLWADFVLMLDADVFLTNPNTLDNLVLKEEIVISPLLKSDGMYSNFWAEMHTDYYYLRTDRYGRILFREETGCFDVPMVHSAVLINLRKRASDLLSYDPRYLNRYDGPTDDIISFAVGANMSGIPLFICNDDHYGFVMLPLEKGQTVVDDLKLLTYIKMEILTNDDLPLSKDLERYVQYPVEDTLGVDQIYMINLLRRPERRTRMHRLFKELGIRVQTVDAFDGRSLNQSILNDVGVEIMPEYSDPYHNRPMTMGEVGCFLSHYMIWSEVIESDFETVIILEDDIYFEPFFREMVKSILTELDNLRPMWDLIYLGRKRLVGSAESSIDGSKYLVRAAYSYWTLGYILSRNGAKKLVEAEPLKKLVPVDEYLPILANTHPREEWKAHYPKRDLIILSANPLLIYPTHYTGDQGYISDTEDSTIVLLDEKTSQSKKREEL
- the Arp3 gene encoding actin-related protein 3, with the protein product MLGRLPACVIDVGTGYTKLGFAGNKEPQLMIPSAIAIKETAKVGDTNTRRITKGVEDLDAYIGDEAFEATGYSVKYPVRHGLVEDWDLMEKFLQQCIFKYLRAEPEDHYFLLTEPPLNTPENREYTAEIMFESFNVPGLYIAVQAVLAIAASWTAKSIEDRTLTGVVVDSGDGVTHVIPVAEGFVIGSCIKHIPIAGRDITYFIQSLLREREIGIPPEQSLETAKAIKEKHCYICPDISKEFAKYDSDPTKIKKYEGINSITKQPFVVDVGYERFLGPEIFFHPEFSNPDFTTPLSEIVDDVIQNCPIDVRRPLYSNIVLSGGSTMFKDFGRRLQRDIKRIVDARLKISETISGTHITPKPIDVHVISHHKQRCAVWYGGALLASDPEFYRVCHTKKTYLEYGPGICRYNPVFHSMV